The nucleotide window CGGCCGCCGCAGAGCGGCCCGCCGGTCCCTTTGAGACGGAATCGATACGGTTCTTGGTGCGGGGCGATGGACCTCTCCCCACAACTTGCTCACAGGAAAAATCCGGCCGAGGGCTTGACCGTGGTTCGATTAGCAGGGAAAAACTAGGTAGTAACCGAAGGGTTTTCAGCCGAGAGTCTGATCGGGGGAGATGTGACGGCGCGCCAGTAACCCGTGCGCTTGTTGCTTGAGGGAGTAAATGTCTTGGTGGAAGCCCATTGCGCAACCCCGTTGTTGACGGACCGGGAGCTGGAAGTTCTTTGTCACGTCGCCACTGGTCTCAACATGAAGGAGATTGGGCAGGCGCTATGCATTTCCCCGAAGACGGCGCAGAAGCACGTCGACCATATGAAAATGAAGCTTCGAGCGAGAAACAAGGCAGCGCTCGTGGCGTGCGCTCTTGCGGACGGCACCATCAAGCGGGATGGATCCGGCCGGTTCTTGGTTGGGACTTCCTCTGATGAAGCGAGTGGTCTCGAGGTGACGCGGACGCGGTTCGCCGTGGCGGCGTAGATCGTAGGCCGCAGGAATGAAAAAGCCCCCGCGATGGCTCGCGGGGGCTTTCTTGTTTGGGGTGCGCCAGCGCGCCGCCGCTAGGCTGCCAAGGGCTTGCGGTCGGCAACGATCTGATTGAGCACGAAGAGAGCCCAGTTCTCAAGCGGAAGGCGATCGTCGCCCTCGATGGCATCCGCTTCCAGCATTTGCTCCGGCGTTTGCATGCGGACATTGGCCAAGGCGTCCTCGCATTCGAACTCCTTCTGAGCGAGGACCGCAAGGTCGAACTTCACAACGAATCCCAGGTGGACTGCGTCGACGGGCGACTTCTGGGAGTGGACGATGTGCGTGTACTTGAGCAGATCGGGGTGGCGATCGAGGAAGTCGGCCGGGAGCTGGATCTTGAGCTCCTCGCAGAGCTCACGAAGCGCAGCGATGGCAAGCGTCCGTTCGATGTCGATTGCGCCGGCGGGCCGGATCTGATCGCCGGTGAGCTCGGAAAGATCGATCGTATGCCCGGGCCGCGCAACCGCGTCCTCGACGTCTACGTGGCCGCCAACGCCCACGGAAATCTTCTTGTGAAGGCGAGCTTCACCGCCCTTCTTGGATCGAACGTACGAGAGCACCTGGTCGCCATCGACGCCTACGAGATATGGGATCAGCTGGATGTAGTCAGGGCTCTCCTCGAGGAGCGCGCGAGGGCCGACGACCGCTCCGGACGCGAAGAGGGCGGCTGCGGCTGCCGGCTCAAAGGCGCGAATGTCGAAGCCGAGGCCGATGGCGGCTGCGACCGCGGAAGCTGGCAGCGCGACGATGTGTTCGATTTTGTTCAAGGGGAGGCTCCGTTCTTAGGTGGGCGGCACGGCAGTCATCCAGTGGCCGCAGGCGCGGCGATCGGCGTAGCCGAGATCCTTTCATTCTGGCTCGATTGCACCGTGCGGTGCCAAGCCATTCTACTCTTTCCAATCAGGAGAGAACAGGATCTTTCGTGGGAGTTTTGCCGGGAGCCAGTTGCCAGAGAGCAGGCTGCATCCAGCGGCGGCGCTTGTGGATTGGGGACGCGCGTGGCCGCGCGAGCTGACGGAGGTGATGCTCCACCTCTTCGGGCGTGACGAAGGTAGGCCAAGCCCAGGCTTCCTCTGCTCCGAAGGCGATGAGCCAGTCCCCCAAAGCGTCTCCGATGCATCGGTTCTCAGCAGTCAGCTTGGCCGCGAGCTCCGCAGCGGTGAAGCCGGCCGGGGCAGTGGCGAGTTGCTGAACGAGGCGATTGTGCAACGGAGCGTCCCGTGCATCGACGAGGCTGGCTCTTACCCGGCGGCGGATACGGCAGAGGCGTTGAGCTTGCGTTTGCGCGATCTGCACGGTCTCTTTGTTCGCGGCAGGCGCGACGGCACGAGGCGTAAGAGTTCCCGTGTCGAGTACGCTGACGATCTTGCGAGAGGCTGTCGCGCAAGACGCCGCCAAGCGGCCGAGGTCGGCTGCGGACGCACCGGAAAGTATAATGCCTTCGACGATATCCAGTGCCGCAGCGGCCTCGCTCACCGCTACGCTGGCGAGTTTGCAGGAGGGACGGGGCTTCCAGTATCGCGGGAAAACCACATTGTCGGTGCCAGCGTGTGTCATTGCAGGTGGTAGTTGCCGCCTGTCGCGAGGACGAGACGTTCGGCATCGGTGATGCTCATGACGTACAGCGTCCGGACGCGAAGAACGAGGTCGAGGACGATATCGATCTGCGCGCGCGCGACAGAAGCGCGGACGGCGCTGGGAGTGGTGGGAGCCGGCGGCTCGCTCTGCAGCGCTCGGCGTTCCCAATCCTGGGCACGCTCCAGCATCTTCAAGGCTTCCATGTAGAGGAAGAAGACGCCTCGCTCCTCGCGAGACGGGTTAGCCGACGCCTGAGGCGGCGCTTCCCTGGTCGGTACAAGGAGCGGGAGTTTGGCGATCTGCGGAAGGACGGTGTTGATGTCCTCAGCATCGGACGCGAGCTGCTCCGCCAGCAGGCGATCGCCTGTGGCCTCGGCAGTGAGAGCGACTAGCTCGAGGCGCACCTTGAGAGTGGTCGCATTTTTGCGGAGACCCGCCACGGCCTGTTCAAGGTGCTGAAGCATAGGAAAACTTTCTCAGGGA belongs to Sphingosinicella sp. BN140058 and includes:
- a CDS encoding NUDIX domain-containing protein, coding for MNKIEHIVALPASAVAAAIGLGFDIRAFEPAAAAALFASGAVVGPRALLEESPDYIQLIPYLVGVDGDQVLSYVRSKKGGEARLHKKISVGVGGHVDVEDAVARPGHTIDLSELTGDQIRPAGAIDIERTLAIAALRELCEELKIQLPADFLDRHPDLLKYTHIVHSQKSPVDAVHLGFVVKFDLAVLAQKEFECEDALANVRMQTPEQMLEADAIEGDDRLPLENWALFVLNQIVADRKPLAA
- a CDS encoding response regulator transcription factor, producing MEAHCATPLLTDRELEVLCHVATGLNMKEIGQALCISPKTAQKHVDHMKMKLRARNKAALVACALADGTIKRDGSGRFLVGTSSDEASGLEVTRTRFAVAA